A genome region from Eurosta solidaginis isolate ZX-2024a chromosome 2, ASM4086904v1, whole genome shotgun sequence includes the following:
- the LOC137242655 gene encoding uncharacterized protein has protein sequence MTINVTFILVSFNRFSKVKSNRPKSKSRTSILNHSVALPSNLWETIHRRKMGRHKNGTQEAIMVHFMQKHSVLATGNLTNREQRNALWIELANKLNTHGPPKKPAKRWKKVWFDWRTSVKRKILYDRNDANAAELENMPYKKTLSAAEHDVALICGFYDTLAIDNADNYNAELQDEDLSTQFSESSRGAVNVIKNGLKLANENENPLVVTATEKKNDFSNSHKFESNINVCSFAQDAEIATASRVKIEVEEDKELNLLIKKRKLNAADAXNVETGDLVQQLVKEQTKVINTVSTYINENINSHQENLHILKDLRQSLREMCASINQLSGATIEKLKEQRRHNYEMEKLRKEELLLQKQQLQLNEMKVFGKDSRGE, from the exons ATGACAATTAATGTGACTTTCATTCTTGTttcattcaatcgattttcaaaGGTGAAATCAAATCGACCAAAATCGAAAAGCAGAACTTCGATTTTAAACCACTCTGTTGCGTTGCCCTCAAATCTTTGGGAAACCATTCATAGgagaaaaat GGGACGCCACAAAAACGGCACTCAAGAAGCTATTATGGTACATTTCATGCAGAAGCATAGCGTTCTTGCAACTGGCAACTTGACCAACAGAGAACAAAGGAATGCGTTGTGGATAGAACTTGCTAACAAACTAAATACTCATGGACCACCGAAAAAGCCAGCTAAACGCTGGAAAAAA GTTTGGTTTGACTGGCGCACTTCAGTAAAAAGGAAAATACTCTATGATAGAAATGATGCTAACGCAGCAGAACTTGAAAATATGCCATATAAAAAGACGCTGTCAGCTGCAGAACATGATGTAGCGCTTATATGCGGATTTTATGATACACTTGCTATTGACAATGCTGATAACTACAATGCAGAATTGCAAGATGAGgatttgagtacgcagttttctGAAAGTAGTCGGGGTGCAGTTAATGTAATCAAGAATGGGCTAAAACTTGCAAATGAAAACGAAAATCCGTTAGTAGTAACTGCTACAGAAAAGAAAAATGACTTTAGTAATTCGCACAAGTTTGAATCTAATATAAATGTGTGCTCTTTTGCACAAGACGCAGAAATCGCCACTGCAAGTAGAGTAAAAATTGAAGTAGAAGAGGACAAGGaactaaatttattaataaaaaaacgtAAATTGAACGCAGCAGACGCCN AAAATGTAGAAACTGGAGATTTGGTGCAACAACTTGTAAAAGAACAAACCAAAGTAATAAATACTGTATCTACTTATATTAATGAAAATATTAATTCGCATCAAGAGAACTTGCATATTTTAAAAGACTTACGACAAAGTCTAAGGGAAATGTGCGCATCCATAAATCAACTAAGTGGTGCAACAATTGAAAAACTTAAGGAACAGCGTAGACATAATTATGAGATGGAAAAGCTAAGAAAAGAAGAACTTTTATTACAGAAACAGCAACtgcaattaaatgaaatgaaggTTTTCGGCAAAGATTCGAGAGGCGAGTAA